A single genomic interval of Dehalococcoidia bacterium harbors:
- a CDS encoding CaiB/BaiF CoA-transferase family protein: MALALEGIRIIDMAWLGPGPFCANMLGDLGADVIKVYEAHPERRGGPVMFLFDPAMQPGFRNCRAIGLNLKAEEGRNIFYHLAKSADVVMEGFRPGVVKRLGVDYDTIKEINPRVVYASLTGYGQDGPYRDLVGHDINYISIGGLLGMTGPADGAPVIPGTVIADFAAGGMSSAIGILAALMARERTGRGQFVDMSMTDAVVEATSIQISPYLYNRMVPERGKTMFTGHYPWYNVYQTKDKKYISIGVLEPWFFTNLCELLGCERFIEHQFAEGEKREEIFNHFRETFLTKTRDEWVALLRQKDTCVAPVYDIDELESDPQLTARRMIIEADHPTMGRVRQVGSMHKLSDSPVEVRNWCTRFGQHTEEIMLELGYDKARIDELFKAEVIG, from the coding sequence ATGGCACTTGCTCTTGAAGGGATAAGGATAATTGATATGGCATGGCTTGGGCCAGGACCCTTTTGCGCCAATATGTTGGGCGATCTCGGTGCCGATGTGATAAAGGTCTATGAGGCTCATCCCGAACGCCGTGGCGGACCGGTCATGTTCTTATTCGATCCGGCTATGCAGCCCGGATTCCGGAACTGTAGGGCAATAGGGCTTAATCTAAAGGCGGAAGAAGGCCGCAATATTTTCTACCATTTGGCCAAAAGCGCTGACGTGGTGATGGAAGGGTTCCGGCCGGGGGTGGTGAAACGCTTGGGGGTTGACTACGATACCATTAAAGAGATCAACCCGCGGGTTGTGTATGCCTCACTGACCGGTTACGGGCAGGATGGGCCCTACCGTGACCTGGTGGGGCATGACATTAACTATATATCGATCGGTGGGCTATTGGGGATGACAGGGCCTGCGGACGGTGCGCCGGTTATTCCGGGTACCGTAATTGCAGACTTCGCTGCCGGTGGAATGTCTTCGGCTATCGGGATTCTGGCAGCATTGATGGCCAGGGAGAGGACGGGCAGGGGGCAGTTTGTGGATATGTCCATGACGGACGCGGTGGTGGAAGCAACCTCCATACAGATAAGTCCTTATCTATACAATAGAATGGTCCCCGAAAGAGGCAAAACGATGTTTACCGGTCACTATCCCTGGTATAATGTATACCAGACCAAGGACAAAAAGTACATAAGCATAGGCGTGCTAGAGCCGTGGTTCTTTACTAACCTGTGTGAGCTTCTGGGTTGCGAGCGTTTCATTGAACATCAGTTTGCCGAGGGAGAGAAGCGGGAGGAGATATTCAACCATTTCAGGGAGACCTTTCTGACCAAAACGAGGGATGAGTGGGTCGCCTTGCTGCGTCAGAAGGATACGTGTGTTGCCCCGGTCTATGACATTGACGAGCTGGAATCTGATCCACAGTTGACCGCTCGCCGCATGATTATTGAAGCGGATCATCCAACAATGGGGCGGGTGAGGCAGGTCGGTTCGATGCACAAGCTCTCGGATTCCCCGGTCGAGGTAAGGAACTGGTGCACCCGCTTCGGGCAGCACACTGAGGAGATCATGCTCGAGCTCGGCTACGACAAGGCCCGCATAGATGAGCTATTTAAGGCGGAGGTGATAGGCTAG